A single Bacillota bacterium DNA region contains:
- a CDS encoding formyltransferase family protein, whose amino-acid sequence MRLVVITQDDPFYVPVFFSRFLGALDLKQYQVQAIYVMRPFRESPSELVRRMYRFYGPVDFVRRGVQYAVRLAGDRLRLRAHSVRAIAKRYGIPVLEVSDVNSPTFARQVAAYDPDVILSVAAPQLFGEHLLRLPNWGCLNVHSAKLPQYRGMMPVFWALYHGDRTVGVTVHRMDERLDRGDVLLQVEVPVCEGDSLDAVMTRCKEAAADAVLAALSQIRDGTVTLRPVEGRGSYFSFPRPEHVRVLRQRGYRLL is encoded by the coding sequence TCTTCTCCCGGTTCTTAGGTGCCCTCGACCTGAAACAATACCAGGTTCAGGCCATATACGTCATGCGTCCCTTCCGGGAGTCGCCTTCGGAACTGGTCCGGCGGATGTACCGTTTCTACGGCCCGGTAGACTTTGTCAGAAGAGGCGTGCAGTACGCCGTCCGCCTGGCGGGAGATCGGTTGCGCTTGCGTGCCCATTCTGTTCGCGCCATTGCGAAAAGGTACGGCATACCAGTATTAGAGGTTTCTGATGTTAACAGTCCGACCTTTGCCAGGCAGGTGGCTGCGTACGACCCCGACGTGATACTGTCGGTGGCCGCTCCCCAGCTATTTGGTGAACATCTGCTAAGGTTACCCAACTGGGGCTGCCTCAATGTGCACAGTGCCAAGCTTCCTCAATACCGAGGGATGATGCCGGTATTTTGGGCTCTGTACCACGGAGACCGAACCGTGGGCGTCACTGTACACCGCATGGATGAGCGGCTTGACCGCGGCGACGTGCTCCTGCAGGTGGAAGTTCCCGTGTGCGAAGGGGACAGCCTCGATGCCGTGATGACGCGTTGTAAGGAAGCCGCAGCTGACGCAGTCCTTGCGGCGTTGTCTCAGATCCGGGACGGGACGGTGACCCTGCGACCTGTTGAGGGCCGGGGCTCCTACTTTTCGTTTCCGCGCCCAGAGCACGTACGGGTCCTCAGACAGAGGGGGTACCGTCTCCTGT